From a region of the Hemibagrus wyckioides isolate EC202008001 linkage group LG06, SWU_Hwy_1.0, whole genome shotgun sequence genome:
- the LOC131354503 gene encoding NXPE family member 3-like → MIRMASMKRQMPRFVTVFFLLALSGFIILVCNITYLEKLSGQVISTFYQIQNSIHSAFKSPGNVWPLELNHTYCAHFGQEPTAEEANEERYLLNSIAWPGPLVQGLLVELSSDPSKSYFVIHGPAEQHIGDQLEVNVHVQNFLGLPKKHGGDFLIARLHSPELGAGVAGQVQDHHNGNYTVLFPLLWAGVVWVEITMAHPSEAVVVLKRLQEEQPNQVYFKSLFRSGFVSETTVCNLCLPLNHQPLCNYTDPETGEPWYCYKPKMLGCDTRINHYKGGYKKNLITGYETKFFKSNVNIKVPIRASGMGNVTVLPADKGLANLKKYEKTSGFYFHNVWRPLRGAALQQFNDSSAITQCLRGKIIYMLVDSTVRQWFEYLTASVPTLKEFNIHSLKKVGPFLAVDSKNNILVSFHCHGPPIRFTSVLSPELHYVANEIDRIKGGPGTVILVSVWSHFSTFPIEVYIRRLRHIRRAVVRLLNREPATLVVIRTANLQKLDPGNSLFNSDWFSLQINSVLCAMFKGLNVQLLDAWEMTLAHHLPHLLHPSPPIIKNMIDLILSNICPAGKNRRS, encoded by the exons ATGATAAGAATGGCATCCATGAAGAGACAAATGCCCAGATTTGTGACTGTATTTTTTCTCTTGGCACTATCAGGGTTTATAATACTTGTCTGCAACATCACATATCTAGAG AAGTTGAGTGGACAGGTTATATCTACATTCTACCAAATCCAGAATAGCATCCACTCAGCCTTTAAGTCCCCTGGAAACGTGTGGCCACTAGAGTTAAACCACACATACTGTGCACACTTTGGCCAGGAGCCCACAGCGGAAGAGGCGAATGAAGAGAGATATCTGCTTAATTCCATTGCCTGGCCAGGCCCGTTGGTGCAAGGCTTGCTTGTGGAGCTTAGCAGTGACCCTTCAAAGAGCTACTTTGTGATTCATGGCCCAGCAGAGCAACACATAGGTGATCAGCTTGAGGTTAATGTACATGTGCAGAACTTCCTGGGCCTGCCTAAGAAGCATGGTGGAGATTTCCTTATAGCTCGGCTACATTCACCTGAACTCGGTGCTGGTGTTGCAGGGCAGGTGCAAGACCATCACAATGGCAACTACACAGTGCTGTTCCCACTGCTGTGGGCTGGTGTAGTGTGGGTAGAAATAACCATGGCGCATCCGAGTGAGGCAGTGGTGGTGCTCAAGAGGCTGCAAGAAGAGCAACCCAACCAGGTGTATTTTAAAAGCCTGTTTCGCTCTGGCTTCGTATCAGAGACCACCGTGTGCAACCTTTGCCTGCCACTGAACCATCAACCACTCTGCAACTACACTGACCCTGAAACTGGAGAGCCCTGGTACTGCTACAAACCAAAAATGCTAGGCTGTGATACAcgaataaatcattataaagggGGCTACAAAAAGAACCTCATTACTGGATATGAAACAAAGTTCTTCAAGAG TAATGTAAATATCAAAGTTCCTATACGTGCATCTGGAATGGGCAATGTGACTGTATTACCTGCAGATAAAG GTCtagctaatttaaaaaaatatgaaaaaaccTCTGGTTTCTACTTTCACAATGTTTGGAGGCCTTTGCGTGGTGCAGCCCTCCAGCAGTTCAATGATTCATCAGCCATAACACAGTGTCTTAGAGGGAAGATCATATACATGCTCGTAGATTCCACTGTGCGACAGTGGTTTGAATACCTCACCGCTTCTGTTCCTA CACTAAAGGAGTTCAACATTCACAGCCTTAAGAAAGTGGGGCCATTCTTGGCTGTGGACAGCAAAAACAACATCCTGGTGAGCTTCCACTGCCATGGGCCACCCATCCGCTTCACTTCAGTGCTTTCCCCTGAACTGCACTACGTAGCAAACGAGATAGACAGGATCAAAGGTGGGCCAGGCACAGTGATACTCGTGAGTGTGTGGTCTCACTTCAGCACGTTCCCTATTGAGGTATATATACGGCGCCTACGGCACATCCGCAGGGCTGTGGTACGGCTGCTGAACCGTGAGCCAGCAACCTTGGTGGTGATCCGCACTGCCAACCTACAGAAGCTTGACCCAGGGAACAGCCTGTTCAACAGTGACTGGTTCTCTCTGCAGATCAATTCTGTTCTGTGTGCCATGTTCAAAGGAC